One Polaribacter sp. SA4-12 genomic window carries:
- a CDS encoding PAS domain-containing sensor histidine kinase, translating to MIAELKDDTIFKRIFEFSIEGILVIDDNGSIIKANPAIEQMFGYNTGELLEKKIETLIPNIFQITVGSHKITYLKKPITKRIGEDLDVFGINKNGSKFPIEISLTSSKTDNKQVLLAFVIDITKRILASQKLIECKRKIAESQRLAHVGNWCWNIQTNERNWSDEFYRICGLIPGDKDLNSETAIELIHPEDRESTLEIINNAIEKQVPYKYKKRILRPDGTIRHIITKGEISFDKNKKPIEIFGTMQDITTHKKIENELKNSKKRNQDILETLPDLMILYDKYGNLLEFHNPEGVELEENIGKNIDRIFPEKVCKRIRGAFAKCEKTKKTQIIEYSLTLKGKLIHIESRIVKTEEGHFLSIIRNITESKNAEKIILENEQRLKLTLEAGEFGSWDWNLISNEIVRDTYQNSLFGMKAEEYTATYESFLKKIHHEDRDNVQFIISEAIKNTSSYAIEYRIIHPDLSVHWLNEKGNIYRNKHGKPVRIIGVTNSITKQKKAEEKLKESEERLRNYTIELEEKVAERTKELTTTVQKLVASNLSLEDQILITEEAEIIALSSKQLIANITKNFPKGFVAVVDTNFNIIFIEGEEFEELCFKGYPDKEITIDLIKSLLEDAKTKVKNKIKKSLKGKHCSFEVKFQERTYLVNTTPLFDLEKKITQVLLVYNNITDQKQAELKILNTLKVEQELGELKSRFISMASHEFRTPLSAILSSAILIEKQNENGKEDRRLRHISKIRSNVKNLVVILNDFLSLSKLEEGKVIIQPSKFNIIEFSKSLIEEIQDIKKNGQTINFTHNQLTKDVFLDQKLFKHIAFNLLSNAIKYSEKNTEITYKIKSSHSKLQIEIIDQGIGIPIKDQNNMFQRFYRANNAANIQGTGLGLNIVKQYTELMGGNIKFKSQVNKGSTFYIEFPLNLKK from the coding sequence ATGATAGCCGAATTAAAAGACGATACAATTTTTAAACGCATTTTTGAATTTTCTATTGAAGGTATTTTAGTCATTGATGATAATGGATCTATTATTAAGGCCAATCCTGCTATCGAACAAATGTTTGGTTATAATACTGGCGAATTGTTAGAGAAAAAGATAGAAACTCTAATTCCAAATATATTCCAAATAACAGTTGGTTCTCACAAAATAACATATCTCAAAAAACCTATAACAAAACGCATAGGTGAAGATTTAGATGTATTTGGCATAAACAAAAATGGTTCTAAGTTTCCGATAGAAATAAGTTTAACTTCTTCTAAAACTGATAATAAGCAAGTATTACTCGCTTTTGTAATTGATATTACAAAACGCATATTGGCAAGTCAAAAACTAATTGAGTGTAAGCGTAAAATAGCAGAATCTCAGCGTCTAGCACATGTAGGTAATTGGTGTTGGAATATACAAACCAATGAAAGAAATTGGTCTGACGAGTTTTATAGAATTTGCGGTCTTATACCTGGAGACAAAGATCTTAATTCAGAAACTGCCATAGAACTTATCCACCCAGAGGACAGAGAAAGCACTTTAGAAATTATAAATAATGCTATTGAAAAGCAAGTACCATATAAATACAAGAAAAGGATTTTGAGACCAGATGGTACCATTAGACACATTATAACAAAAGGAGAAATATCTTTTGATAAGAATAAAAAACCAATAGAAATATTTGGTACCATGCAAGATATTACCACACATAAAAAAATTGAAAATGAGCTAAAAAACAGTAAAAAAAGAAATCAAGATATATTAGAAACTTTACCCGATTTAATGATTCTCTATGATAAATACGGAAACCTTCTTGAATTCCATAATCCAGAAGGAGTTGAGTTAGAAGAAAATATAGGTAAAAACATCGATAGAATATTCCCTGAAAAGGTTTGTAAAAGAATAAGAGGAGCGTTTGCTAAATGCGAAAAAACAAAAAAAACTCAAATAATTGAATATTCACTTACCCTTAAGGGTAAGTTAATACATATAGAATCACGAATAGTTAAAACAGAAGAAGGTCATTTTTTATCGATTATACGCAACATCACAGAAAGTAAAAATGCTGAAAAGATAATCTTAGAAAACGAACAAAGACTTAAACTTACCTTAGAAGCAGGCGAGTTTGGTTCTTGGGACTGGAATTTAATTTCTAATGAAATAGTAAGAGACACCTATCAAAACTCATTATTTGGTATGAAAGCAGAAGAATATACTGCTACCTATGAATCTTTTTTAAAGAAAATACACCATGAAGATAGAGACAATGTACAATTTATAATTTCTGAAGCAATAAAAAATACAAGTAGTTACGCCATAGAATATAGAATAATACACCCTGATTTATCTGTTCATTGGCTTAATGAAAAAGGTAATATTTATAGAAACAAACACGGGAAACCTGTTCGAATTATAGGTGTAACCAATAGTATTACAAAGCAGAAAAAAGCAGAAGAAAAATTAAAAGAAAGCGAAGAGAGATTACGTAATTATACTATAGAGTTAGAAGAAAAAGTAGCAGAACGAACTAAAGAACTTACAACAACGGTTCAAAAACTAGTAGCATCTAATTTAAGCCTTGAAGACCAAATATTAATAACTGAAGAAGCAGAAATTATAGCCTTAAGCAGTAAACAACTAATTGCCAACATTACTAAAAATTTTCCCAAAGGATTTGTTGCCGTTGTTGATACAAATTTTAACATTATTTTTATTGAGGGTGAAGAATTCGAGGAGCTATGTTTTAAAGGTTATCCTGATAAAGAGATTACAATTGACCTGATTAAAAGTTTACTGGAAGATGCAAAAACAAAAGTTAAAAATAAAATTAAGAAATCACTAAAAGGAAAACACTGTTCTTTTGAAGTGAAATTTCAAGAAAGAACATATCTGGTGAATACAACACCACTTTTTGATCTTGAAAAAAAAATAACTCAAGTTTTACTTGTCTACAACAACATTACAGATCAAAAACAAGCAGAACTTAAAATATTAAATACCTTAAAAGTAGAACAAGAATTAGGTGAATTAAAATCACGCTTTATCTCTATGGCTTCCCACGAATTCAGAACACCATTAAGTGCTATTTTATCTTCTGCTATATTAATTGAAAAACAAAACGAAAATGGTAAAGAAGATAGAAGACTGAGGCATATTTCTAAGATAAGATCGAATGTTAAAAACCTAGTCGTTATACTTAATGACTTCTTATCTTTAAGTAAATTAGAGGAAGGAAAAGTGATTATACAACCTTCGAAGTTTAATATCATAGAATTTTCAAAATCTTTGATAGAAGAAATTCAAGATATCAAAAAAAATGGTCAGACCATAAATTTTACTCACAATCAATTAACTAAAGACGTTTTTCTTGATCAAAAATTATTTAAACATATTGCCTTTAACTTGCTCTCTAATGCCATCAAATATTCAGAAAAAAATACAGAAATCACTTACAAAATAAAAAGTAGTCATTCTAAATTACAAATTGAAATAATAGATCAAGGTATTGGCATCCCTATTAAAGATCAAAATAATATGTTTCAAAGGTTTTACCGTGCCAACAATGCTGCAAACATACAAGGAACTGGTTTAGGATTAAATATCGTAAAACAATATACTGAGTTAATGGGAGGCAACATAAAGTTTAAAAGTCAAGTAAACAAGGGCTCAACTTTTTACATTGAGTTTCCTTTAAATTTAAAGAAATGA
- a CDS encoding response regulator produces the protein MKKVLLIEDNQDVRENTAEILELENYKVITAENGKTGVSKAYKFVPDIILCDIMMPELDGYGVFERVSKNTKTSAIPFIFLTAKSEKSDMRKGMNLGADDYLTKPFEEEELLGAIKSRLKKNSFLKRKFSKSIKGINEFLKEASEYLNLEDLSKDRSLQKYKDKETIFTEGKIAHRLFFVHSGTVKTYRSTESGKEFVTGIFRPGDFIGQLSLLGDNKTYIETATVLGEAEVYEVPKVDFIKLLYGNKEVSNKFIGMISNNMIHLQQQLVDMAFATVRQRTAKALLELDTKGMMKDERHVGISIPREDFAGIIGTATETAIRMLTEFRNEGLIGVEKGRKLVLFDKESLKEIAEFG, from the coding sequence ATGAAAAAAGTATTATTAATTGAAGACAATCAGGATGTTCGAGAAAATACTGCCGAAATTCTTGAACTCGAAAATTATAAGGTAATTACCGCAGAAAACGGGAAAACTGGCGTTTCAAAGGCCTACAAATTTGTGCCTGATATTATTTTGTGTGACATTATGATGCCTGAATTAGACGGATATGGCGTATTCGAACGTGTTAGTAAAAATACAAAAACCTCTGCCATCCCTTTTATCTTTTTAACAGCAAAATCTGAAAAATCTGATATGAGAAAAGGAATGAATTTAGGTGCTGACGATTACTTAACCAAACCTTTTGAAGAAGAAGAATTATTAGGAGCGATAAAAAGCCGTTTAAAAAAGAATTCCTTTTTGAAAAGAAAATTTTCTAAGAGTATTAAAGGTATAAATGAATTTTTAAAAGAAGCTTCAGAATATTTAAATCTAGAAGATCTATCTAAAGACAGAAGCCTTCAAAAATACAAAGACAAAGAAACTATTTTTACAGAAGGCAAAATAGCACATCGTTTATTTTTTGTGCATAGCGGAACCGTAAAAACGTATAGAAGTACAGAATCTGGAAAAGAATTTGTAACAGGTATATTTCGTCCTGGAGATTTTATAGGTCAATTATCTCTCTTAGGCGATAATAAAACTTATATAGAAACCGCTACGGTTTTAGGTGAAGCAGAAGTTTACGAAGTACCTAAGGTTGATTTCATTAAATTATTATATGGAAATAAAGAGGTCTCTAATAAATTTATTGGTATGATATCTAATAATATGATTCATTTACAACAACAGTTAGTAGATATGGCTTTTGCTACGGTTCGTCAAAGAACAGCAAAAGCATTATTAGAACTAGATACAAAGGGAATGATGAAAGATGAAAGACACGTTGGTATTAGTATTCCTAGAGAAGATTTTGCAGGAATTATAGGCACAGCAACAGAAACTGCTATAAGAATGCTAACCGAATTTAGAAACGAAGGCTTAATTGGCGTAGAAAAGGGTAGAAAACTTGTTTTATTTGATAAAGAAAGTTTAAAAGAAATAGCAGAATTTGGCTAG
- a CDS encoding DUF1269 domain-containing protein gives MANIIVVPLKEETKAIEALRKIKELDAYGDITLYEYMMIRKIENNQYQVFDGKTEGQGWRTLTSAAVGGLLGVLVGPVGFVIGLYSGLAIGAVVDISRYEFEKDFIKKVSNKLSIGVVAIIAEVSEDSAVFIENALSPITSEILMSEAAIEFDDYLDEQIEELEDKIDEEREKLKKALTTEKRKVKIKIDALKARRKTKVANLEAKRKFTLKEVKGKTISRINKMESRIEGYERIVVNSFEKARKKRLKKRIKKQEKRLEQLHSALGEYFGD, from the coding sequence ATGGCAAATATTATCGTTGTTCCTCTTAAGGAAGAAACAAAAGCTATTGAAGCTTTGCGCAAAATTAAAGAATTAGATGCTTATGGAGATATTACACTTTATGAGTATATGATGATTCGTAAGATAGAAAATAATCAATATCAAGTATTTGATGGTAAAACAGAGGGGCAAGGTTGGAGAACCTTAACTAGTGCTGCTGTAGGAGGATTATTAGGAGTACTTGTAGGACCAGTAGGTTTTGTTATCGGCTTATATTCTGGTTTAGCCATAGGAGCTGTTGTGGATATTAGTCGTTATGAATTTGAAAAAGACTTTATAAAAAAAGTTAGTAATAAGTTAAGTATAGGTGTTGTAGCTATTATTGCAGAGGTAAGCGAAGATAGTGCTGTTTTTATAGAGAATGCTCTTTCACCTATTACTTCAGAAATTTTAATGAGTGAAGCAGCAATAGAATTTGACGATTATTTAGATGAGCAGATTGAGGAGTTAGAAGATAAAATTGATGAGGAACGCGAAAAGCTTAAAAAAGCTTTAACAACCGAAAAGAGAAAAGTTAAAATAAAGATTGATGCTTTAAAAGCACGTCGAAAAACTAAAGTTGCAAACTTAGAAGCAAAAAGAAAATTTACTTTAAAAGAAGTTAAGGGAAAAACAATATCTCGAATAAACAAGATGGAATCTCGTATAGAAGGTTATGAACGTATTGTTGTGAATTCATTTGAAAAAGCAAGAAAAAAAAGATTAAAAAAGAGAATTAAAAAACAAGAAAAAAGATTAGAACAATTGCATAGTGCATTAGGTGAATATTTTGGAGATTAA
- a CDS encoding BON domain-containing protein — translation MSVNYLVERVAAEKLAKRVKGVQDVVDNIKVKNEKSFSDTEITKKNIIDLEWNLCVSHEEINVKVKEGHVFLSEKVN, via the coding sequence GTGAGCGTAAATTATTTAGTAGAAAGAGTAGCTGCAGAAAAACTTGCAAAAAGAGTAAAGGGAGTTCAGGACGTTGTAGACAATATTAAAGTTAAAAATGAAAAAAGTTTCAGTGATACAGAAATCACAAAAAAAAATATCATTGACTTAGAGTGGAATCTTTGTGTCTCTCATGAAGAAATTAATGTAAAAGTTAAAGAAGGACATGTTTTTTTATCTGAAAAAGTAAATTAG